In Nitrosococcus halophilus Nc 4, the genomic stretch ACCCGGATAGGCGCATCCACGCTTTTCTTTTGCACGAGCTTTGCGATCACCTGTTCTTCGAGAACCTTGAAGGCCTCCTCCTCGCGGAAAAAGCCCGTCACTCCGATCAGGAGATCCTTGAATAATTGGGTGGCTTCGGTTGAATTGTCCCGTAGAAAGTTCAGGTAACGGGACATGTCCTCAATGTGATGAAGCCCCAAGCGCCGGTTGATACGGCGCAGCAAGGTGCCTTTCTTGTAATAGCGGAAGTCATACTTGGTCTTAGCGCGCAGCACGGATAGGATTGAATGCAGCGTATCGGCTATTTTTGAAGGTGCTTCCGTGGTTTTGCTTACTGTTTTGATATAGGCATGCTGGGTGTATTGGAGCAAGATCCCTGGCATATCCTCCACGGGCTGGATGAAATCGACCAAACCCGTGACAATGGCGCTGCTCGGCATGCCCTCGTATTGGGCCGTTTTAGGATCCTGTACCATGACCATCCCGCCGTGGTTTTTAATCGCTTTTATTCCCAGGGCGCCGTCACTTCCCGTCCCTGAGAGAATGATGCTAATCGCCTTTTCTTCTTGGTCTTCAGCTAGGGAGCGGAGGAAAAAATCAATGGGCATTCGGATGCCATGGCTTAAAACCGGTTCGCTCAGGTAGAGGAAGCGGTCACGAATGGCGATAAACTTGTTGGGCGGGATCGCATAGACTCGATTGACTTCCACTGGCATCTGGTCCTTCACCTGGACTACTTTCATCCGGGTGCATCGGGACAAAAGCTCTACTATCAGGCTCTCATGGGTGGGATCCAGATGCTGGATGAGTACGAAGGCCATGCCGCTATCATCCGGCAGAGTGTTGAAGAGCTGCTTGAGGGAGTCCAGCCCTCCTGCCGAAGCGCCGATCCCCACAATAGGGAAATCTGTCCGTTTCATGGGTTTACCTGGGGCAGTAGGATTAAGCTGCTGGTGCTTTGGTGCTTTGGTGCTTTGGTGCTTTGGTGCTTTGGTGCTTTGGTGCTTTGGTGCTTTGGTGCTTTGGTGCTTTGGTGCTTTGGTGCTTTGGTGCTTTGGTGCTTTGGTGCTTTGGTGCTTTGGTGCTTTGGTGCTTTGGTGCTTTGGTGCTTTGGTGCTTTGGTGCTTTGGTGCTGGCTGTTTTTTTTGTCTGGGGCATTGCGAATATCCAGCTTTACGGAGTTTTCGGCGCGGCTTGCTTGCTGGCTTCAGGACCCCTCTTTACTAAAGAATAAGTTAGAAGAAATTGAAAACCTTCAACGGACAAGCCCTAACTTTAGTCTATCACAGCGCTAACTAGGCAGAATTTAAGTTTCTTTACGAGGGGGGCGCCCGCTCGAAAAAAAATTGGGCTACCGAGAGAACCCGGTAGCCCCAATAGATAGAGAGGCTCGTATTCAGGTTTTTGTAAGGGCGGCTTTAGCCGCGCCCAAATCTAGAATTGGGGAACTATCTGCTATAAGCTCACTCTCCTCGGTATTTTTTCTCCTGTTCCCTGTAGTCCCGAGAGGGTGAGTTGGATCAGCTCCGCCCGATTTCTGGTTTGCAGTTTGGTCATTACTTGCGCCCGGTGGTGCTCGACGGTTTTGGTGCTAATGCCTAGCTCTGAGGCGATGATTCTGCTGAGCTTGCCTTCAATCAGCCCTTCCATGACCTGTTGTTCCCGGGGGGTTAGCTGGGACAGGCGGGTGGTTATTTCTTCTTGTTTTCGCTGGGCTTCTTGGATTCTTAGGCTATGGGCTAGTCCCTCTTGGAGACGTTCTATCAACAGGGAGGGCTTCACGGGTTTGATGAGGAAGTCCACGGCCCCGGCGTGTATGGCCTGTACTGCCTGGGATACAGTCCCCTGGATGGAGACAAAGAGCAGGGGAAGCCTGCTGTTTTGGTCCTCCAGTTGTTTTTGCAATGCTAATCCTCCCATCCTGGGGGCGTGGACATCCAGCAGCAGACAACCGGGGTGAGACGGGTCAAAAGCTTCTAAAAACGCTTCTGCCGAGTTATAGGTTTTGACCTCCCAATCCTGGGCGTTGATTAGCTCACGTAGGGTGAGGTCCCTGAGGGGATAACTATCCACAATAAAAACAGTGGGTTTTGGAACCATTTGTTTTCTTGCGTAGATTTTGTCCCGCAGGTACTTGGCAGGGTGGGTGATCTTTTTTAGGTATTGGCTGCCCATGCAACCTCTCCTAGAAATTTCCAGATAAAGTGAAAGGATCTGCCGTGGAGTTATAACAGCGTAAAATGGGATTCAAATCCGCGTAGCTGGAGCGCTTTCTTTAGATTTGGATGGCAACCCATAAGCAAGAGGTCGGCCGGTTCCTTATTGAGGCTGTCCTTTAACATCCAGAGCAGCGTATAACCGGAGTCGCGAATAGAAACGGTTTTTTCCAGATTGATAATGACTTTTATCCCTGTATCGCGGGCTTGTTGCGCGGTTTCCCAAAATTCCCGGCACAAGGAGCTGTCTAAAATGGAGGGGAGAGTTAAAGTCACTAGGGGAACGTGATGTTCGCCTCCACTTAAGGGAACAGTTTTTGCCGCGAGGCGAGTGGCTAATAACATAATACTCTCCCTTTTGGTAATGAAACATTTCGGTTTCGGTATTACTGGACTGCTTCTGATTTAACAGGGACTTGGCAATTTTGGGTAAGTAAAACCCAAAATGTTCTGTGATGAAATTGGTATTTCTACCTAAATTTCAGGAATTCGAGGATAAGAATTTTCTGGTCTCATCATTTGTAATTTGTGCTATTTAGTTAAGAGATAGTCACAGAATGAATTAATGGGGTAGATGAAGGAGGAAGCGAATCATGCACTGTTGTTGCCCATATTGCCACTATTGGCATCATCACCATCATTGGGATTGGCCCCCGCCTTACCCTTACCCGCCGCCCTCCTATCCCCGGCGTTACCCGGCTGCTCCAGGGGAGGAGGATATCCGGCGATTAGAAGAAGAGCGGGACCAGTTAGCCCAGCGCCTCCAACGCCTGGAAAAAGAACTTGAGGAATTGCGCCGAGGGACCCGCCTGGCATAAATAGGCACCCGTGTTCTTTTGAGAAAGGGCGGTGACCGCTGCATCTTCTGATATCCGGGATAAGGGGCTGGCTGATAAAGGGCGAGCGCGGATCCAGTGGGCCTATTCAGAAATGCCCGTCCTGCAAATCCTGGAGGCCCGTTTTGCTAGAGAACGCCCGTTGGCGGGCGTGCGCCTGAGTGGCTGCTTGCATATTACTACCGAAACGGCCAACCTAGCGCGGGTATTGACCGCCGGCGGCGCCCAGCTCTTGCTTTGCGCCAGTAATCCCCTTAGCACCCAGGACGATGTGGCGGCCGCCCTGGTCCAGCACTTTGGAGTGCCCACCTACGCCATCCGGGGTGAAGACAGTCGGCGCTATTACCAGCACATTCATAGGGCACTAGACCATCAGCCGCAAATTACCTTGGATGATGGGGCTGATCTGGTCAGTGAATTACATCAAAGCCGCACCGATTTATTGGCGCAGGTGGTCGGGGGAACTGAGGAGACCACAACGGGAGTCATCCGTCTTCGGGCCATGGCCGCCGAAGGGGCCTTGCGATTTCCCCTCATTGCGGTCAATGACGCTTTAACCAAGCACTTGTTTGACAACCGTTATGGGACAGGGCAGAGCACCCTAGACGGGATTATTCGCGCTACCAATATTTTATTGGCCAGCAAAGTCTTTACCGTGGTGGGCTACGGTTGGTGTGGGCGGGGAATTGCCCGGCGAGCCCAGGGTCACGGGGCCAGGGTTATTATCACCGAAGTCGATCCCCTGCGCGCCCTAGAAGCCGCCATGGATGGTTTTGCCGTCATGCCTTTGCAAGAGGCTGCGGCCTGCTCGGACTTTATGGTGACGGCTACCGGGGATAAACACGTGATTGACAAGGCCCACTTTGAAGCCATGAAAGATGGCTGCATCCTTGCCAATTCAGGCCACTTCAACGTGGAAATTAATCTCCCTGCCTTGGAAGCTCTGGCAGTAGATAAACGGCGACCCCGGCCTTCCGTGGATGAGTATTTTTTCCAAGATGGTCGACGAATTCGGTTATTGGCCGAAGGGCGGTTAGTTAACCTAGCGGCGGCGGAGGGTCATCCTGCGGCCGTCATGGACATGAGCTTTGCCAACCAGGCCTTATGCGTTGCCCATCTTTGGGCGCACCAGGGTGAGTTCGCTAATCAGGTCCACGGAGTCCCCAGGGAGATTGATGAGGAAGTGGCCCGGCTAAAGCTGAAGGCTCTGGATCTTTCTATTGATAGACTAACCGAGGAGCAAAGCACTTACTTGGCTTCCTGGCGGGAAGGGACTTGAAGTGTTCGAGCGCTAGGGTACTTAATTGCGCAACAGAGCCAGGACCCGCGTCCTCAATTTCCATGACCACACCACTGAGGCCTCTTGTCGATCTTAGGAACTCCTTATGAAACCTTTTATCTTTGAAAATCCACCATAGGGAGACGGAATGTCGGTTACTAACTCTCAAGTGATCTAAAATCTGGCTCTAGTACTCTTCGGCTATGCCCCCTTCCTTCTTTGACTCAGCTAAAATAGAAAAGCCAATTTAGAAGCTAAGAATCCTTTTTTCTACCCATCAGGGTGCGGCAACACGGTTGTACCGTACTGAGAAATTTTTCCTAAAGATTTTGCATATGTGGCCGATCGGCTTATATCTAGATGGCTAAACAATCTTTATTTATTGGAGGCACTACAGTATAGAGGTGTTTCTCCAGTGCCTAGATGCTTTTAGTAAATCACTTATTAGCTGGTTAGATTAAGGACTTTCTAAACAGCTTAGAGGGTTCAAAAGCTGTGCAATCTTAGGAAGTCTATCATGTGGTACATGAGAAAACCCATCTTTTTCCTCGGGTTATTACTAATAGCCTTAGTAATCTCCCCCGCTTTCAGCTCAGATGATCTGGCCAATATCCCCGATCCTAACTTTGGGGATGCTCTTTGGATCGCCGATTCTGGGAATGTCCTTAAGGTGGCGATTGCTGATGGAATCACTCTTTTTGCAATCAATCATGTAGAAGAAATTCATGCTCTTGCTGTCGATTCCGAAGTCGGCACTTTATGGGCCTCTAGTGGCAGCACTCTGTATGCCTACAATTTTTCTGGTGAGCGTCTATCGGCAACTCCTATCGATAAGGTGTGGGATGAAAAGGGAGTGGTGGATAGCAATGATGAGGGGAAGGATAAGAGTAAGCTAGGGAAAGATAACAGAAATAAGAAACGCATCCAGCTTGCTGTTAATCCCGATGATGGTTCGGTTTGGCTTAGCCGCCACAAAAAGCTTTATCACTTCGATGCCTTAGGAAAACTGATTGATATTCTCTCTCTTCCAAAAAAGATTGAGGCACTCACTTTTGACACTGCTCGTAACCATCTGTGGGTAGCTACTCAAAAATTACTTACTGTTTATGACGCCTCTGGCACGCCAATCAATAGCATTAGTCCTGCTGGCGCTAAACATATCCGCCATATGGTCTATGATGAGGGAGCAGATTCTCTATGGGTAGCAATAGACAAAAATATCCTGCGCCGCTATGACGCCAATACTCCTCGTGGGGAATTCGAGGTATCTGTTTTCAAGGAAATAATTGCTCTTGCATCAGACTATCAAGACGGCCTCTGGGTCGTCGCTGGTAAGCACTTGCTCAAAGTAGATGCGATGGGTAAGGAAACTTTTAGACTCAAGCCATTTAGCGGTAAAGGCGGCAAGAAAATCATCGATATAGTCTGTGATCCGGCAGATGGTTCGGTATGGATATCAAGCAAAGAGGCAATATATCTAGTCAGCGCAGAAGGTGAACTCCAACCGGAGTTTTCGCTTGTTTCGGGAAAGCAGAGACCCAAAATGCATGCCCTGGCGCTCTATTCTGATGTTATGCCTCCGCAACTAGAGATTATCCAACCCCAGGAGGGAAATTTACTCAATCGGAATCCACCGGAAATTAAGCTTCGATATGATGATACTGGAATCGGTGTGGATACTACAACGCTTGCTTTTAAAATGAACGGCGAGTCTTTAAGAGTAAGTTGCGATTTTCAAGAAAGGAGCGCTAGCTGCATACCTGATAGCCCATTATTAGAGGGTGTCAATATGTTGCGTGTTGTCATTGGTGATTTTCACGGTAATATTTCCTTTCCTGCCAGTGTTGAATTTACGATTGATAGTCTATCACCTGTGATTACATTTCAACTCCCAGTAGGTGATGTGATAACCAACTCTCAATCCTTTACTCTTTCAGGCCAGCTTAGTGAGCATGCGACACTTGATCTGGACGGCATACCGTTGGCAGTTATGGACGATCTTAGCTTTAGCCATCAGGTAATGCTCATTGATGGCCTTAATCAATTAACGTTTACTGCTACCGATGCTGCAGGTAATACAAGCACTGCTGTTGCCCAGGTTACGCTGGACATTGTTCCGCCACCAGCTCCAGATATCTCATTGATCCTTGTGAGTCTATCTAATAATGGGACTATAACAGTCAGTGGGCAAGCGGGCAGCGTGGAGGGGGGTGCCCAGGTCACGCTCACTAATACGCGCACCGGTGAAAGTGTTGAAGTGTTTGCAGATCTAACGGGTGGTTTTGCAGCACAGCTCGCAGCTCAAACCAATGACCATATCCAGATTCAGACTGCCGATGTGGCAGGCAATAATAGCGAACAGCAAACACTGACAGTTAGTCAGGTAGATGATATGGTGCCACTAGACCCGGAGGCTATTGCACCACCATTGAGTGTGACTGGGATCACTTCATTTATGGAGGCCACTGCATTTTTATATGCTGGTGTAAATCCTATTCAAAAAGGAGTGGTTCAGGGTGCCATAGAACCTCAGCGCGCCGCAGTCATTCGTGGCCAGGTCAAAGATCGTGAAAATAATCCGTTATCAGGGGTTACCATCACCCTTAAAAACCATCCTGAAGTTGGCCAGACCTTTACCCGCAAAGACGGCATGTTTGACTTTGCCGTTAACGGTGGTGGGTTGTTGACCATTAATTATCAGAAGGCCGGTTATTTACCTGTGCAACGCCATGTAAATGTCCCTTGGCAGGATTTCGCTTTCGCTGATGATGTTGTCATGGTTAAGCTTGATCCCAAGGCAACTACAGTGACCTTATCGGCTAATATGCCTATGCAAGCTGCTAGAGGTAGCGTGATAGTGGATGACGATGGTAGCCGACAAGCTACTATTTTGTTCCCAGAGGGCACGCATGCCAGCATGGTTTTGCCGGATGGTACCTCGCAGGTTCTTCCTACTCTTACTGTGCGAATCACCGAGTATACCGTCGGCAAAAACGGTCCGCAGGCTATGCCAGCATTGCTGCCACCTACCTCAGGCTATACCTATGCAGTGGAGTTAAGTGCAGACGAGGCTATAGCTGCTGGAGCCTTTCAGATTGATTTCAATCAGCCATTGCCCTTCTACATCGATAATTTCCTCGATTTTCCAACGGGAGGGATTGTTCCCGTTGGTTGGTATAACCAAAAAAAGGGGGCTTGGATTCCCTCTCATAATGGTCGAATCGTAAAAATTCTTGGAATCGATGCCAGGGGACAGGCCCAATTGGATATAGATGGGAGTGGTAGTCCAGCTAGTTTTAATCAATTGAGTGAGCTTGGGATCACTGACGCTGAGCTCCAGCAATTAGCAAGAATCTATCCTGTTGGTAATAGCCTCTGGCGTGTCCCCATTCACCATTTTACTCCGTGGGACTACAATTGGCCCTATGGACCACCAGAAGACGCCAAACCGCCACCGGAGGAAGAACCTGAGACGGATAATGAGAATCAACCTGATTCAGAGAATAGTGATGAATGTAAGGGCTGCATAATTGAGCCTCAGAGGCAGAACCTGGGCGAGGAGATTCCAGTTACTGGTACTCCTTTTAAGCTTCATTACCGTAGCGATCGGATGCCAGGATACAGGGCTGGGTATTCTGTCCGAATTCCCCTAACTGATGATGCCGTTCCTAGCAGCTTAGAACGGGTTGACCTTAAAGTAGATATTGCAGGACGCCGCTTCAAATATACTTTTGAACCGATTCCAAATCAGACTCATACTTTTATATGGGATGGTCAGGATGCTTATGGTCGTTCTGTGATGGGAATGCGCAAGGTACGCATTAACATCAATTATGTATACAATGCTGTTTACTACCCACCAAATAAATTCGCTCGAGCTTTTGCCTCAGTTTCTGGCCTTGTAGGTAGCAATAATCAAATAGGGAGTAGTCGTAGTGCAGGAAAAGTAGTGCTCGGGAAGACATGGTACAAGAAGTTGGGAGCATTTACACCAAGAGCGATAGGTCTCGGTGGTTGGACAGTCACTGTTCACAATGCATACGATGTTTCGAGTAAGGCTTTATATAAGGGAAATGGCAATACACGGAGTGCAAAAAATTTAGGTAATATTATTACTACTTATGCGAGAAATAAAAATGAAAATTCAAACCTTCTAGGTGAAGGTGATTTAGCAATTCAAGCAAATATCTTCCTTCCAACTGATCTCGCATTTACCTCAGACGGAACCCTATACTTAACAGTTCGACATCAATTTAGCAAGCTCCTCCGTATAGCGCCAGATGGAAATGTTACAAATGTTGATTTTCCTGTTGCGCTTTCATACCTATCATCAGTTGCAGTTGGGCCAAATGGAAGCCTGTATGTGGTGGATGTGGGTAATTACCGCGTTCTCCGGATTGGAACTGATGGGGTTGTTAGTATAGCTGCTGGTAATGGCATTGCTGGGTTTAGCGGAACGGGTGATTTAGCAACGCAAGCAATGATGCGGCCTTTTGCGATTGCGCTAGATTCGGATGGTAATTTATATATTGCCGAATCCCAAAATAATGTTATTCGTAGAGTAGGGCCTGATGGTCTCATTACTCTTGTAGCAGGTAATGGGACCCGTGGTTTTTCCGGGGACGGAGGTCTTGCAACACAAGCTCGTTTAAACCATCCCAATGATCTTGCGATTGGCCCGGATGGGAGTCTGTATATTGCAGACTATGATAATCATCGGATTCGGCTAGTGAGTCCTAATGGCATCATCACTACTATAGCAGGCAATGGGAGCCGAGGATATGGTGGGGATGGCGGTCCAGCTACACAGGCAATGTTACGGAATCCGCAGGGCATTACAGTAGCTTCAGATAGTAGTCTTTACATCGCGGATAGACGTAATCACCGTATTCGAAAAGTTAGCCCAGAAGGCATTATCACCACTGTAGCAGGCAATGGAATCCTTGGATACGACGGAGATGGTGGTATCTCAACAGGAGCGAAACTTAATCTTCCGATAGCTGTAGCACTTAGTCCAAACGAGAATCTATATATTGCAGACTATTATAATCACCGCATTCGTCGTGTAGTCCCACCCTTACCTAGCTTTACTTTAGAAAATATGATGGTCGCATCTAACAGCGGTGCTTTGGTGTATATGTTTGACAACGAGGGTTATCATCAGAGTACCGTAGATACGGTTACTGATGCGCCTATCTACAAGTTTCTTTATGATGCTAGAGGTAATTTGGTAGAGATTGAAGATAGAAATAGCGATATTACTCGCATTGAGCGTAATAATAATGGCGACCCCATGGCTATAGTTTCCCCTGATGGGCAGCGCTCCGCATTGGCGCTAAGTGCTAATGGCTACCTTGCTTCAGTTACTAACCCCAACAGTGAAACTTATCAGATGGAGTACACTGCTGGCGGGCTAATGACACAATTTACTGATCCTCGCAATAATGTTTCGCAATATAAGTATGATAAAGTGGGGCGCTTGCTTCAAGATACTAATGCTAGTAAAGGTGGGTGGACACTTACCCGCAGCGGTAATCGAGATGGTTATACTGTTTCTATGATTAGTAGTGAAGGTCGAACTGCACATTTTGCTACTGAACTGCTGGCTACTGGTGATCGTTTGCAGATCAATACCTACCCTAATAACACTATCCAAGAAAAGTTTTTTAAAGCTAACGGTGAGGAGATTATTACTGCTTCTGATGGTACTGTTACCATGGTAGTGCAAGCCCCTGATCCAAGATTCGGCATGCAAGCACCGATAGCGGCTTTAAAAACAGTTACAATGCCAAGTGGTTTGAAATCTATAATAGAGACTACACGATCAGCAACATTAAAAGGTGAAAATAATCTGCTTGGTCTTACTTCTTTAACAGAAGAAGTTATTTTAAATAATAAAATTTACACTAGTACTTATAATCCATTAACATTTACTTGGAGTAATACCACACCAGAAGGGCGACAATCCTTCGCTATTTTTGATAAAAAAGGGCGTCTCATTAGTATTCAAAATGTGGGATTGGCAGCCACCAATTATATTTATGACTCTAGCGGTCAACTGTTGAAGGTAACGATGGGAGAGGGGGATAAGGCTCGCACTACACGAATCCGCTACTACTCGGATGGTCTGCAGAAGGGTTATGTTGAGCGCATCACTAATGCGCTAGGCCATAGCACTCACTTTGAGTACGATCTTTCTGGACGAGTTATTAAGCAGATGTTTCCTTATGGTCGAGAGGTTAACTTTAACTATGATAAGAGTGGGAATCTCATCCGTATTACTCCGCCTGAGCAACCCACGCACCAGTTTGAGTACACTCCCATTGATCAAATAGCTGGGTATACACCGCCAGAGGCTACCCAATGGGAGCTTTCAACTCATTATCAGTACAATCAAGATCGGCAGCTTACTCGAATTACCCGACCCGGCGGACAGAAGGTAGAATTCACTTATGATAGTGGTGGTGAGCTTGGCACCCTTCATATTCCGCGTGGGTATTACCGTTATAGTTATGATAGTGTCACTGGTCAGGTTAGCACTATCAATGCTCCGGGGGATAGTGTATTAGAGTATGCTTATGATGGATTTCTGCCTACAAGTACTGCCTGGGTTGGTGAAATTTTCGGCAATTTGACGCAACGCTACAATGATGATTTTCGGGTGACCGAACTCGCTGTAAATGGTGAACCTATATTTTTTAGTTATGATCGCGACGGTTTGCTGAATCAGGCTGGAACTCTGACACTCGATCGTGATTTACAGAATGGTTTGTTAATTGGTACTACTTTAGGGGCTATATCTACGGTTCATAGTTATAATGATTTTGGTGAACTTAAGGCTGAACGAGCAAGTTATGAGGGTGTTACGTTCTATGAAGTCCGTTATATGCGAGATAAGTTAGGACGGATTATTGAGAAAACGGAAATGGTAGAGGGTATATCAAATACTTATATCTACAATTACGATTTCTCTGGCCGACTTATTGATGTTGAGAAAAATGGAGCAAGCACTTCTATCTATAAGTATGATTCTAATGGTAATCGTATTTATCATAACGGTACTATAGCTAACTACGATGCTCAGGATCGTCTCTCACGCTATGGTAATGCTACCTATACTTATACTGCTAATGGTGAACTCAATACCAAAACTGAAAATAGGGTTGAGGCAGAGTATACTCATGATGTACTTGGAAATTTAGTAAAAGTTAAGCTGCGTGATGATATTATCATTAATTACCTTATCGACGGCCAAAATCGTAGAGTCGGTAAGAAAGTCAATGGTAAATTAGTACAAGGATTTCTTTACCAAGATCAGTTCAATCCTGTAGCTGAATTAGATAGCAGTGGTAATGTGGTTGCTCGTTTTGTATATGCTGACAAGCCTAATGTGCCAGCATATATGGTCAAAGACGGGAAAACTTACCGTATTATTTCGGATCACTTGGGCAGCCCACGGTTAGTTATCGATACCCAAAGTGGTGCTATTTCCCAACGTATGGACTATGATGAATTTGGCCGGGTTATTCGTGACACTAATCCAGGCTTTCAACCATTTGGATTTGCAGGCGGAGTTTATGATCAGCATACGGGGTTAGTACGTTTCGGAGCGAGGGGCTATGATTCAGAAATTGGGCGATGGGTGTCAAAAGATCCAATTTTATTTGCTAGCCGGAGTACAAACCTTTATACCTATGCTTTGAATGATCCAGTTAATCTTATAGACCCTGATGGACAGCTTATATTGAATGTGGTAAGTGGAGTAGTAGGAGCTACCATCGGTGCATACAATGCGTATGCAAGTGGAGGTTCAGGTAACGATATAGTTGGTGGAGCGTTGATAGGGGGACTTGCTAATGCAGTTTCTGGTAAGGCATTAGTAAATGCACTTATTAATGCGGCAGGAAATATAGCAGGGCAAACAACAAATCCATGTTTTAGCGGGAATATCAATACTGTGGAAGTCGCTATGGCAGGATTGCTAGGGTCATATGGGATTAGAGATAGGTTACCTCAGTTCATGCAACCTAATTTGGCTGGACCACTCTCCGTCCAGATTGCTCATGAGGCCGCAGCAGAAGCTGGTTCTCAAATGATTGGAAGTAATCTATCCGCCACTGCGGGTCGGCTATTTTAGTTTGAAATAGAAGAGGCCCACGTCCTAAGAAGGTGGTCATGAGTGGCAGGCTTTTCCTGTCACGAATAAAGAGGCTCATGTTAAAACCGAGGTTGAGTTGTCCCCACAACATCAACCTTGAAGAAGGAAGTAACATGAGCCGTTTTGAGAAATTAATGCATGTACTAGATAGCGGTGCCAAAATCCTTAAAGCCGGTATGGCGCGGGGCAATGGGGTAATTTTGGGCCTTGGTGTCCGCCAGCTAGATGCTCTGATTGCTAGTTAAGCCCTTGGATTTATCGACTTTACGGCGTCCAACCACGCGATAGTGGGCTTTTCTACGCTGTCGCATGACAAAGAAGATGCTCTTTGTATTGGGTTGATGATACCAGGCGTCATCGGTATTAGCCACAATCGAATACAACGATACTGCCCCTGGGTTATTCCAAAGTCCAGCTGCGGTAATGTCGTGGGCTTTGCTGTCAGTGACGGTTATGAATGCAGGAAGTAACCTGTCATGATCCAGACGACATTGGAGCTTGATAGTCGCTTGTAATAAATCTTTGGGACAATTTGGCCAGCCTTCTGAGAGGGTTGGTATTCTAGCTCTCTTGTAGGGGGGAGCATAAGGCGAGCCTGTGTTCTAAGAACGCAGATATCTACTCATCTTGCTATTTTTAATTAGAACTAATGAATAGAAATAAATTTGGTTATATTTTACTAGGGTGGGTTTGCGTTATATTTGGAGTTGAGGGTTTGCTTACAGGAACGACTTTAGGTATTGGTAATTTAGCAACTTCATCAAGAGATATAACCTTCGAAGATAACCCTGTTGAGTTTGTGTTAATTATAGCTTTTTGGTTAGGATTTGGAGGTGCAAGTATATGGTCCGCCCTAAATAAAAACTTGTAAAACTCTAGACTTAATCTGACAGACACCCTATCAGACGTCGAAAATTTCGATGTCCAATAATTAATCCTTAGGTAAACCCCCGGCTACGCCGGGGGGACTAGCATAGGTTTGACTGAGGCGATGGTCTCCCTAGCCTTCGCACTTCGACCAAGAAGTGTGAAGGAGCAACCTATGCCAGACTACAAGAGTCTGAGCCATACGAAATGGGACTGCAAATACCATGTAGTTCTTATCCCTAAGAAGAGACAGAAGTGGATTTACGGCAGCTTACGGAAATATTTGGGGGAGATTTTTCGCGAGTTAGCCAATCGCAGAGGGGTGGAGATAGTAGAGGGGCATTTAATGAGAGACCATGTTTATATTTGCCTC encodes the following:
- a CDS encoding response regulator transcription factor, with the protein product MGSQYLKKITHPAKYLRDKIYARKQMVPKPTVFIVDSYPLRDLTLRELINAQDWEVKTYNSAEAFLEAFDPSHPGCLLLDVHAPRMGGLALQKQLEDQNSRLPLLFVSIQGTVSQAVQAIHAGAVDFLIKPVKPSLLIERLQEGLAHSLRIQEAQRKQEEITTRLSQLTPREQQVMEGLIEGKLSRIIASELGISTKTVEHHRAQVMTKLQTRNRAELIQLTLSGLQGTGEKIPRRVSL
- the ahcY gene encoding adenosylhomocysteinase encodes the protein MTAASSDIRDKGLADKGRARIQWAYSEMPVLQILEARFARERPLAGVRLSGCLHITTETANLARVLTAGGAQLLLCASNPLSTQDDVAAALVQHFGVPTYAIRGEDSRRYYQHIHRALDHQPQITLDDGADLVSELHQSRTDLLAQVVGGTEETTTGVIRLRAMAAEGALRFPLIAVNDALTKHLFDNRYGTGQSTLDGIIRATNILLASKVFTVVGYGWCGRGIARRAQGHGARVIITEVDPLRALEAAMDGFAVMPLQEAAACSDFMVTATGDKHVIDKAHFEAMKDGCILANSGHFNVEINLPALEALAVDKRRPRPSVDEYFFQDGRRIRLLAEGRLVNLAAAEGHPAAVMDMSFANQALCVAHLWAHQGEFANQVHGVPREIDEEVARLKLKALDLSIDRLTEEQSTYLASWREGT